One segment of Candidatus Neomarinimicrobiota bacterium DNA contains the following:
- a CDS encoding thymidine phosphorylase: MLPYSLIEKKQAGKSLTRKEWEFFISGYLSEDIPAYQMSAMLMAIYFRGLEDEEVSNLIDIVIKSGERIHFKHKDVFYADKHSTGGVGDKISLILAPLAAASGRVRVPMISGRALGHSGGTLDKLESIPGLRTNLTLKEFQEQTDTIGCALIGQTNDICPADRELYALRDVTATVRSIPLICISILSKKIAEGIQGLVLDVKSGNGAFMQTQKDAETLASKLKHFGEAGGLKVTPVITDMNQSLGKAIGNWLEVRESLDVLLGGGPKDVRDLSIRLTEEMILLAEPEADRKEIRAELASLLDNGKAFDKFLEIVKAQDGDISVLEDPDTYPESDYVAEITADENGTVKSIDTYGLGLDAIDLGAGRRKNTDTIDPKAGMLVHVNIGDKVSPGDPVITLFSDNEKTLNQKTKEIGKRFVLEG, from the coding sequence ATGTTACCCTATTCATTGATTGAAAAAAAACAGGCCGGAAAATCTCTGACCCGCAAAGAGTGGGAATTTTTTATTTCCGGATATTTATCTGAAGATATCCCTGCGTATCAGATGTCCGCCATGTTGATGGCAATATATTTTCGCGGATTGGAAGATGAGGAGGTATCAAATCTGATTGATATCGTCATTAAAAGCGGGGAAAGGATACATTTCAAGCATAAGGATGTCTTTTATGCCGATAAACACAGTACTGGTGGGGTTGGAGACAAAATCTCATTGATTCTTGCACCTTTGGCGGCCGCATCGGGCAGAGTAAGGGTTCCTATGATCTCCGGTAGAGCACTGGGACATTCAGGCGGAACCCTGGATAAACTGGAAAGCATTCCCGGGCTGAGAACCAATTTAACTTTGAAGGAATTTCAGGAACAGACCGATACCATCGGCTGCGCCCTCATCGGACAAACAAACGATATTTGTCCGGCAGACCGGGAATTGTACGCTCTCCGGGATGTGACCGCAACCGTCCGCTCCATTCCCCTTATTTGCATTTCAATATTGAGTAAAAAAATTGCAGAAGGAATTCAGGGACTTGTCCTGGATGTGAAATCGGGGAACGGTGCTTTTATGCAAACGCAAAAAGATGCTGAAACACTGGCCTCAAAACTGAAACACTTTGGAGAGGCGGGAGGCCTGAAAGTCACGCCTGTCATCACGGATATGAATCAGTCTCTTGGAAAAGCGATTGGGAATTGGCTGGAAGTCCGCGAATCCCTGGATGTCCTTCTTGGCGGTGGTCCCAAAGATGTCCGGGATTTATCCATCCGCCTGACGGAAGAGATGATTCTTCTGGCCGAACCGGAAGCCGACCGGAAAGAAATTCGTGCCGAACTGGCATCTCTCCTGGATAACGGTAAGGCCTTTGATAAATTTCTGGAAATTGTAAAAGCACAGGACGGGGATATTTCCGTTCTCGAAGATCCCGATACCTATCCTGAGTCTGATTATGTGGCAGAAATCACCGCCGATGAAAATGGCACTGTAAAATCCATTGATACGTATGGTTTGGGACTGGATGCTATCGATTTGGGAGCCGGAAGACGGAAAAACACCGATACTATCGACCCGAAAGCCGGGATGCTGGTCCATGTAAATATTGGTGATAAAGTTTCTCCCGGAGATCCTGTGATTACCCTTTTTTCAGATAATGAAAAAACCCTGAATCAAAAGACGAAAGAAATAGGGAAAAGGTTTGTTTTAGAGGGATAG
- a CDS encoding electron transfer flavoprotein subunit beta/FixA family protein, which translates to QVPGTSDVEVDEKTGVLKRDGIDSKMNPYDLYAIETALKIRETKGGTIKVLSMGPPQAAQIIREAYMMGVDEGALLTDRKFAGADVLATAYTLSQGIRKMGEFDLLLCGKMTTDGDTAQVGPEIAEFLQIPHVSNVRQILSMDDKAITVEMDMPETVEIQEVLFPCLITVEKDIYTPRLPSFKLKLKTNKREIPHITFRDLEDQDIYHYGLNGSPTQVLKVFPPPKNDVSEVWTGSGDELGRRLAEKLKELKFVRE; encoded by the coding sequence CAGGTTCCCGGAACATCGGATGTGGAAGTTGACGAAAAGACCGGTGTTTTAAAGCGGGACGGCATTGATTCCAAAATGAATCCATACGATTTATATGCCATTGAGACAGCCCTGAAAATCCGGGAAACAAAGGGAGGAACCATTAAGGTCCTGAGTATGGGTCCGCCACAGGCTGCTCAAATCATCCGGGAAGCATATATGATGGGGGTAGACGAAGGGGCATTGTTAACGGACCGAAAATTTGCCGGAGCGGATGTGCTTGCCACAGCCTATACTCTTTCCCAGGGAATCCGTAAAATGGGTGAATTCGATCTGCTTCTCTGCGGTAAAATGACAACGGACGGGGATACGGCTCAGGTTGGGCCGGAAATTGCCGAATTCTTACAAATCCCCCATGTATCCAATGTCAGGCAAATCCTTTCCATGGACGATAAAGCCATCACCGTCGAAATGGACATGCCCGAGACCGTTGAAATCCAGGAAGTTTTGTTTCCCTGCCTCATCACGGTAGAAAAAGATATTTATACACCCCGGCTCCCATCCTTTAAATTGAAATTAAAAACCAATAAAAGGGAAATTCCCCATATCACCTTCAGGGATCTGGAAGACCAGGATATCTATCATTACGGATTGAACGGTTCCCCAACGCAGGTTCTGAAAGTCTTTCCTCCTCCCAAAAATGATGTGAGTGAAGTGTGGACCGGAAGTGGTGACGAACTGGGAAGACGGCTGGCGGAAAAACTCAAAGAACTGAAATTTGTCCGGGAGTAA
- a CDS encoding electron transfer flavoprotein subunit alpha/FixB family protein, with amino-acid sequence MAKIIIHQENIRNPEELTNVCPFNAIEYINEYLSINAACKMCKICVKKYPDVFEYVEEERPQVNKSAWRGIAVYADHVEGNIHPVTFELLGKAREMAVKIGYPVYCLMMGDRISIKAEELRHYGADKIFVYDKPELKDFRIEPYTAVFEDFIKKVRPSIVLVGGTTVGRSLAPRTAARFRTGLTADCTILDVQDNTDLDQIRPAFGGNIMAHIHTPNHRPQFATVRYKIFNAPERTAKPSGELIFEDIPSHRLKSRIRVLEVRKKEKVQSIEDAEVIVVAGKGVKKEADLAMIRELADRLGGMVATTRPLIEAGWSDPRTQIGLSGRTVKPKLMITCGVSGSVQFVAGMNNSENIIAINTDPKASIFDVAHYAIIGDLYEVIPALLKELPAPEGQTHKGDQV; translated from the coding sequence ATGGCAAAAATCATTATCCATCAGGAAAACATCCGAAATCCCGAAGAACTGACAAACGTGTGTCCTTTCAATGCCATTGAATATATCAACGAGTACCTGAGCATCAATGCTGCATGCAAAATGTGCAAAATCTGTGTTAAAAAGTATCCGGATGTCTTTGAATATGTGGAGGAAGAGCGGCCTCAGGTAAACAAATCGGCCTGGCGGGGCATTGCAGTCTATGCAGATCACGTGGAGGGCAACATTCATCCCGTGACCTTTGAGCTTTTGGGCAAAGCCCGGGAAATGGCAGTTAAAATCGGTTACCCCGTATACTGCCTGATGATGGGGGACAGAATTTCCATAAAGGCAGAGGAGCTCCGGCATTACGGAGCGGATAAGATATTTGTCTATGATAAACCGGAGTTGAAAGATTTCCGGATTGAGCCCTATACAGCGGTTTTTGAAGATTTCATCAAAAAGGTGCGGCCTTCCATTGTATTGGTTGGCGGAACCACCGTGGGGCGTTCTTTGGCACCCCGGACGGCTGCCCGGTTTCGGACGGGACTCACTGCCGATTGTACCATCCTGGATGTACAGGATAACACCGATTTGGATCAGATACGGCCTGCTTTTGGCGGTAACATCATGGCTCATATTCACACTCCGAATCACCGGCCCCAGTTTGCCACGGTCCGGTACAAAATATTCAATGCCCCGGAGCGGACTGCAAAACCTTCGGGAGAGCTTATTTTTGAGGATATTCCATCCCATCGCCTGAAAAGCCGCATCCGGGTTCTGGAAGTACGGAAAAAGGAAAAGGTTCAGTCCATCGAAGATGCCGAAGTTATCGTTGTCGCCGGCAAAGGCGTAAAGAAAGAGGCTGATTTGGCCATGATCCGCGAATTGGCAGACCGGCTGGGCGGCATGGTGGCCACAACCCGGCCCTTAATTGAAGCCGGCTGGTCAGACCCCCGAACCCAAATCGGTCTCAGCGGTCGGACGGTAAAGCCCAAACTCATGATTACATGCGGCGTATCCGGATCTGTCCAGTTTGTCGCCGGCATGAACAATTCGGAAAACATCATTGCCATCAACACAGACCCGAAAGCTTCCATCTTTGATGTTGCCCATTATGCCATTATCGGGGATCTCTATGAAGTCATTCCCGCTTTATTGAAGGAACTGCCGGCCCCGGAGGGTCAGACTCACAAAGGAGACCAAGTATGA
- a CDS encoding FAD-binding protein, translating to MSFTYKQVDARDIEFLKSVCEPERVMTGEAIHEDYSHDELAGIHRYPDVVAEVQNREEVSKIMKYAWENNIPVTPRGQGTGLVGAAVPVKGGILMSLVRMNKILELDEDNLTLTVEPGVLLMEISKHVESHDLFYPPDPGEKSATIGGNINTNAGGMRAVKYGVTRDFVRGLEVVLPNGEMVEMGGKIVKDSSGYSLKDLIIGSEGTLGIVTAATLKLLPLPRVAISLLVPFPTLETAIETVPEIIKSKSIPTAIEYMERRVILNAEDYLGKKFPDATSDAYLLLTFDGNTREEVEKQYEKVAHICLDAGAMDVFISDTQERQESIWSARGAFLEAIKASTTEMDECDVVVPRKHVATFIRYTRRIEKELDIRIASFGHAGDGNLHVYLLKDEMDNETYHKKLTAAFDRLYKKGKELGGHISGEHGIGYAKREYLKKNAGDTYMQLLRNIKTAFDPKNILNPEKVCF from the coding sequence ATGAGTTTCACATATAAACAGGTAGATGCCCGGGATATTGAATTTTTAAAATCGGTCTGTGAGCCGGAACGGGTGATGACGGGTGAAGCAATTCATGAAGATTACAGTCACGACGAGCTGGCAGGCATACACCGCTATCCGGATGTCGTAGCTGAAGTGCAAAACCGGGAAGAAGTCTCGAAAATCATGAAATATGCCTGGGAAAATAATATTCCCGTCACCCCTCGTGGACAGGGAACAGGTCTGGTTGGAGCTGCCGTACCGGTGAAGGGGGGCATCCTCATGAGCCTTGTGAGGATGAATAAAATCCTTGAGTTGGATGAAGACAATCTAACTTTAACGGTTGAACCGGGCGTATTGCTGATGGAAATTTCTAAACATGTAGAATCCCATGATCTTTTTTATCCTCCCGATCCGGGAGAGAAAAGTGCAACCATCGGGGGAAATATCAACACCAATGCCGGCGGCATGCGGGCAGTTAAATACGGTGTAACCCGGGATTTTGTCCGGGGACTTGAGGTAGTGCTTCCCAATGGCGAAATGGTTGAAATGGGTGGTAAAATTGTTAAGGACAGCTCCGGTTACAGTCTGAAGGATTTGATTATTGGTTCCGAAGGAACCCTTGGGATTGTTACAGCTGCCACCCTGAAGCTTCTGCCCCTGCCAAGGGTTGCCATCAGCCTTCTTGTCCCCTTTCCAACCCTGGAAACAGCTATCGAAACAGTGCCTGAAATTATCAAATCCAAAAGCATCCCCACAGCCATTGAATACATGGAACGACGGGTAATTTTGAATGCTGAAGATTATCTGGGAAAAAAATTCCCGGACGCCACATCCGATGCCTACCTTCTGCTCACCTTTGATGGAAATACCCGCGAAGAAGTGGAAAAACAGTATGAAAAGGTTGCCCATATCTGCTTGGATGCCGGTGCCATGGATGTTTTCATTTCAGACACCCAGGAAAGGCAGGAATCAATCTGGAGTGCCCGGGGAGCTTTTCTGGAAGCCATCAAGGCATCCACAACGGAAATGGATGAGTGCGATGTAGTGGTTCCCCGAAAACACGTAGCCACTTTTATCCGTTATACCCGCCGGATTGAAAAAGAACTGGATATCCGCATTGCCAGTTTTGGTCACGCGGGGGACGGGAATCTCCATGTCTATCTGCTGAAGGATGAGATGGACAATGAAACCTACCATAAAAAGCTTACGGCTGCCTTCGATCGCCTGTATAAAAAGGGTAAAGAACTGGGCGGACATATATCGGGTGAACATGGCATCGGGTATGCCAAACGGGAATACCTGAAAAAAAACGCCGGCGATACCTACATGCAGCTTTTACGCAATATTAAAACAGCCTTTGATCCCAAAAACATCCTCAATCCGGAAAAAGTCTGCTTTTAA
- a CDS encoding MFS transporter — MTEKSTKSRSPWWWIPSLYYAEGLPYAIVMYITVVMYKKMGVSNAEIALYTSWLYLPWVIKPFWSPIVDVLKTKRFWVLAMQLIIGAALGSVALTIPLPNFFKITIGIFWLMAFSSATHDIAADGLYMIGLDQHQQAWFVGIRSTFYRFAMLTGQGLLIILAGLIESNSGLDSVELKAYSDVSPEVYTMATAEDMPSIDETGELSIVSWPDEVVIDIEPIMTTTADSIKAAVKAWNLAHGQPKEEEVVKKESHSWWAVHVADPLKQTLKNRFGDKPKPVLEKVGNMGVIFFRLNKAPEKDDEEVVITFGRNTGSKNINLVEGTRFVFTRDNWDQPAMALIQLDPKLDQREFATFEANSGNIVLSWSVTFIVLFVLFMFFAVYHFFVLPKNVEEERKQSSLLEFMKDFFGTFKDFFTKEKIGVSIAFLLLFRLGESQLVKLAAPFILDAQEAGGLGLTTQEYGFIYGTIGLLMLTLGGILGGFAAAKHGLKYWIWWMAIAINVPNAVYIYMSSALPSNTFVVALCVGLEQFGYGFGFTAYMLYMISVAEGKFKTAHYALCTGFMALGMMIPGMISGWIQEIVGYQNFFIWVMLATIPGFILIRYLPISPDFGKKQEGR, encoded by the coding sequence ATGACGGAAAAAAGCACAAAAAGCCGATCTCCCTGGTGGTGGATACCATCACTTTATTATGCCGAAGGACTCCCTTACGCGATTGTAATGTATATCACGGTGGTGATGTACAAGAAAATGGGGGTTTCAAATGCTGAAATTGCACTCTATACAAGCTGGCTCTATTTACCCTGGGTGATAAAACCCTTCTGGAGCCCCATTGTGGATGTGTTGAAAACAAAGCGGTTCTGGGTTCTTGCCATGCAGCTTATTATTGGTGCCGCTTTGGGCAGTGTTGCCCTCACCATCCCCTTGCCGAATTTCTTTAAAATCACCATTGGGATTTTCTGGCTTATGGCTTTCAGCTCCGCCACCCATGACATTGCGGCCGATGGTTTGTATATGATTGGCCTGGACCAGCATCAACAGGCCTGGTTTGTAGGAATCCGGAGCACTTTTTACCGATTTGCCATGCTGACGGGACAGGGGCTGCTGATTATTCTGGCTGGACTGATCGAAAGTAACAGCGGACTGGATTCCGTTGAACTGAAAGCCTATTCCGATGTCTCCCCGGAAGTATATACCATGGCTACTGCAGAGGATATGCCTTCCATTGATGAAACAGGTGAATTATCCATTGTCAGCTGGCCGGATGAAGTTGTGATTGACATTGAGCCCATCATGACAACCACGGCCGATTCCATCAAAGCAGCCGTTAAAGCCTGGAATCTGGCCCACGGGCAGCCCAAGGAAGAGGAAGTGGTGAAAAAGGAATCACATTCCTGGTGGGCCGTTCATGTGGCGGATCCCCTTAAACAAACTCTGAAGAATCGTTTCGGCGATAAACCCAAACCGGTCCTTGAAAAAGTCGGTAATATGGGTGTTATCTTTTTCCGGCTCAATAAAGCTCCGGAAAAAGATGACGAAGAAGTGGTGATCACTTTCGGCCGGAATACAGGAAGCAAAAATATCAATCTGGTGGAAGGCACCCGCTTTGTGTTTACCCGTGATAACTGGGATCAGCCCGCCATGGCTTTAATCCAATTGGATCCCAAACTGGATCAGAGGGAATTTGCCACCTTTGAGGCAAACAGTGGAAATATTGTTCTAAGTTGGTCCGTGACCTTCATTGTCCTGTTTGTCCTTTTCATGTTCTTTGCCGTGTATCATTTCTTTGTTCTGCCGAAAAATGTGGAGGAAGAACGGAAACAAAGTTCTCTTCTTGAATTCATGAAGGATTTCTTCGGAACCTTCAAAGATTTTTTTACAAAAGAAAAAATCGGTGTTTCTATTGCTTTTCTCCTGCTTTTTCGACTGGGTGAATCCCAGCTGGTCAAACTGGCGGCGCCCTTTATTCTGGATGCCCAGGAAGCCGGAGGATTAGGGCTCACAACTCAGGAATACGGTTTTATCTATGGAACAATCGGCCTTCTGATGCTTACACTCGGAGGGATTCTGGGCGGTTTTGCCGCAGCTAAACACGGACTCAAATACTGGATATGGTGGATGGCTATCGCCATAAATGTTCCGAATGCCGTTTATATCTACATGTCCTCTGCTTTGCCGTCCAATACCTTTGTCGTGGCCTTATGTGTGGGACTGGAACAATTCGGATACGGATTCGGATTTACCGCCTATATGCTCTATATGATTTCCGTTGCCGAAGGCAAGTTTAAAACAGCCCATTACGCCCTGTGTACCGGTTTTATGGCATTGGGCATGATGATTCCGGGGATGATCAGTGGCTGGATTCAGGAAATTGTGGGTTACCAGAATTTCTTTATCTGGGTTATGCTGGCAACTATTCCTGGCTTTATATTGATTCGGTACCTGCCTATCAGTCCCGATTTCGGGAAAAAGCAGGAAGGGCGTTGA
- a CDS encoding gamma carbonic anhydrase family protein, with protein sequence MIIIHHGVKPVIHPKTMLLPDTTLIGDVIIGEYTSVWFRSVLRGDIHYIRIGENSNLQDGVLVHTGTGEYPALVGDDVTIGHGAIIHGTDIRDRVLIGMGATLLNGSVVEEGSIVAAGAVVREHFTVPARTLVAGVPAKVIRDVTDEEYEKILSSAHHYRELAESYLLTNQETD encoded by the coding sequence ATGATTATTATCCATCACGGCGTGAAGCCTGTCATTCATCCTAAAACAATGCTGTTACCTGATACGACCCTGATCGGCGATGTGATTATCGGAGAATATACCTCAGTATGGTTTCGCTCCGTCCTTCGGGGGGATATCCACTATATTCGTATCGGGGAAAACTCTAACCTCCAGGATGGGGTTCTGGTCCATACGGGTACGGGAGAATATCCGGCACTGGTAGGTGATGATGTGACTATTGGTCATGGAGCCATTATTCATGGGACAGATATCCGGGACAGGGTTCTCATTGGTATGGGTGCCACGTTGTTAAACGGGTCTGTTGTGGAAGAAGGATCTATTGTGGCGGCAGGTGCTGTTGTCCGGGAACATTTTACCGTACCTGCCCGAACCTTGGTTGCCGGTGTGCCGGCTAAAGTAATCCGGGATGTGACGGATGAGGAATATGAGAAAATTCTGAGCTCGGCTCATCACTACCGTGAATTGGCAGAATCGTATCTTTTAACAAATCAGGAGACAGACTGA